A window of the Spirochaetaceae bacterium genome harbors these coding sequences:
- a CDS encoding ABC transporter permease — protein MSNVADPALTVEAAEREDARDIAYASQWRLVFIRLRRHRLAVASGIVLAALYLMAAFAPFLSPHDPTEKSLEYREAPPQRLHFFSDRGFHLPPAVYPFTATTNRVSFKRDYHEDRAQPYPLRLFVRGYRYKLLYLFESDIHLFGTGVPEVPAHLLGTDHLGRDMLARIMYGAQISLSVGLVGVAISFVLGILIGGLAGYFGGFVDEAVQRVVEVLLSIPQLPLWMGLSAALPLSWPVVRMYFAITVILSLVGWTRLAREVRGKFLSLRQEDYVVAAQVAGMRDLPIILRHMVPSFLSHIVASLTLSIPLMIIGETSLSFLGLGMQAPAISWGVLLQSAQKVQTLELAPWLMIPALYVIVTVLAFNFLGDGLRDAADPYGQT, from the coding sequence ATGAGTAACGTGGCCGACCCCGCCCTCACCGTCGAAGCGGCGGAGCGCGAGGACGCCCGCGACATCGCCTACGCGTCGCAGTGGCGGCTGGTGTTCATCCGCCTGCGCCGCCACCGCCTGGCGGTCGCCTCCGGCATCGTGCTGGCCGCGCTCTACCTGATGGCCGCGTTCGCGCCGTTCCTGAGCCCGCACGACCCCACCGAGAAGAGCCTGGAGTACCGCGAGGCGCCGCCGCAGCGCCTGCACTTCTTCAGCGACCGGGGGTTCCACCTGCCGCCGGCGGTGTACCCGTTCACCGCCACCACCAACCGGGTCAGCTTCAAGCGCGACTACCACGAGGACCGCGCACAGCCCTACCCGCTGCGCCTGTTCGTGCGCGGCTACCGCTACAAGCTGCTGTACCTGTTCGAGTCCGACATCCACCTGTTCGGCACCGGCGTGCCGGAGGTGCCGGCGCACCTGCTCGGCACCGACCACCTGGGGCGGGACATGCTGGCGCGGATCATGTACGGCGCGCAGATCTCGCTCTCCGTGGGGCTGGTCGGGGTGGCGATCAGCTTCGTCCTGGGCATCCTGATCGGCGGGCTGGCCGGCTACTTCGGCGGCTTCGTGGACGAGGCGGTGCAGCGCGTGGTGGAGGTGCTGCTGTCGATCCCGCAGTTGCCGCTGTGGATGGGCCTGTCGGCGGCGCTGCCGCTGTCGTGGCCGGTGGTGCGGATGTACTTCGCCATCACCGTGATCCTGTCGCTGGTCGGCTGGACGCGGCTGGCGCGCGAGGTGCGGGGCAAGTTCCTGTCGCTGCGCCAGGAGGACTACGTGGTGGCCGCCCAGGTGGCCGGGATGCGCGACCTGCCGATCATCCTGCGCCATATGGTGCCCTCCTTCCTGAGCCACATCGTGGCCTCGCTGACGCTCAGCATCCCGCTGATGATCATCGGCGAGACCTCGCTGTCGTTCCTGGGCCTGGGCATGCAGGCGCCGGCGATCAGTTGGGGCGTGCTGCTGCAGAGCGCGCAGAAGGTGCAGACTCTGGAACTGGCCCCCTGGCTGATGATCCCGGCGCTATACGTCATCGTGACCGTGCTGGCCTTCAACTTCCTCGGCGACGGCCTGAGAGACGCCGCCGACCCCTACGGCCAAACCTGA
- a CDS encoding DUF433 domain-containing protein: MALLERISLDPEIRSGRPCIRGTRISVGDILGYLAGGMSEDQLLKDFPQLELDDIRACLAYAAEREQRTMGIPAA, encoded by the coding sequence GTGGCGCTACTGGAACGCATCAGCCTCGATCCGGAGATCAGGTCCGGCCGGCCGTGCATTCGGGGAACTCGGATATCGGTCGGCGACATCCTCGGTTACCTGGCCGGCGGCATGTCGGAGGATCAATTGCTCAAGGACTTTCCTCAGCTTGAGCTCGATGACATCCGAGCATGCTTGGCATATGCCGCCGAGCGAGAACAGCGAACGATGGGGATTCCCGCAGCCTGA
- a CDS encoding DUF5615 family PIN-like protein, producing the protein MLGICRRARTANDGDSRSLNSLKVVQLLFDEQLSERLCSLLADVLPDSLHVREPDAGGAPDTQVWQLARERGCVIVTKDEDFHRLSVLRGAPPKVVWLRTGNGTTEDVANLLRRHAPTIQRFAGEPRTSVLELG; encoded by the coding sequence ATGCTTGGCATATGCCGCCGAGCGAGAACAGCGAACGATGGGGATTCCCGCAGCCTGAACAGCCTGAAAGTGGTTCAACTCCTCTTTGACGAACAACTTTCGGAGAGGTTGTGTTCTCTATTGGCGGATGTGCTGCCGGATTCGCTCCATGTGCGGGAACCCGACGCAGGTGGTGCGCCTGACACGCAGGTGTGGCAGTTGGCACGGGAGCGAGGTTGCGTGATCGTCACGAAGGATGAGGACTTTCATCGCCTCAGCGTTCTGCGCGGCGCGCCACCAAAGGTCGTCTGGCTGCGAACAGGAAACGGCACTACCGAAGATGTCGCCAACCTCCTGCGCCGTCACGCCCCCACAATTCAGCGTTTCGCCGGCGAGCCGAGAACGTCGGTATTGGAATTGGGTTGA
- a CDS encoding ADP-ribosylglycohydrolase family protein, with amino-acid sequence MSAGDLRSTALYDKALGCLAGATLGDAAGAAAKGADCGSGAGSGEQVSGQGSHDVLAFGAPGDETAMVEIVARMLIDTGGGAMLDDWARAMCDHSPQFAKDGAFFISVQQVFSAVGRRRYPPRYTGLGTMPHSTGVVAMGPVGIVNACNPWQAALQAYELATLMHVYDVGFCQDGAAAVAAAVAAACRTDATVASVLDAAVDVILPVSGAEMADLIRQARQLAADTGDFDRFRAEMCGNGDRWLRTLPGDPRETVPVALAIFSLTGGDVQQAITCAARFGRAADAIGCIAGTMSGAFSGAGGISPGWQAKLQDHRGKHETLAAGLAAAARAKLQALRAAAATLRSIAP; translated from the coding sequence ATGAGCGCGGGCGATCTGCGTTCGACCGCCCTGTACGACAAGGCGCTCGGCTGTCTGGCCGGCGCGACGCTCGGCGACGCCGCGGGTGCTGCCGCCAAGGGTGCCGACTGCGGCTCCGGCGCCGGCAGCGGCGAGCAGGTCAGCGGCCAGGGCAGCCACGACGTGTTGGCGTTCGGCGCCCCCGGCGACGAGACCGCCATGGTCGAGATCGTGGCGCGCATGCTGATCGACACCGGCGGCGGCGCGATGCTGGACGACTGGGCGCGCGCCATGTGCGACCACTCGCCGCAATTCGCCAAGGACGGCGCGTTCTTCATCTCCGTGCAGCAGGTGTTCAGCGCGGTAGGGAGGAGACGCTACCCGCCGCGCTACACCGGACTCGGCACCATGCCGCATTCCACCGGCGTGGTGGCGATGGGACCGGTGGGCATCGTCAACGCCTGCAACCCGTGGCAGGCCGCGCTGCAGGCCTACGAACTGGCCACCCTGATGCACGTGTACGACGTGGGCTTCTGCCAGGACGGCGCGGCGGCGGTCGCGGCCGCGGTCGCCGCGGCGTGCCGCACGGACGCCACCGTGGCATCGGTGCTGGACGCCGCCGTCGACGTGATCCTGCCGGTCAGCGGCGCGGAAATGGCGGACCTGATTCGCCAGGCCCGCCAACTCGCCGCCGACACCGGCGATTTCGACCGCTTCCGCGCCGAGATGTGCGGAAACGGCGACCGATGGCTGCGCACGCTGCCGGGCGACCCGCGCGAGACGGTGCCCGTAGCGCTGGCGATCTTCTCACTCACCGGCGGCGACGTGCAGCAGGCCATCACCTGCGCCGCCCGCTTCGGCCGCGCCGCCGACGCCATCGGCTGCATCGCCGGCACCATGAGCGGCGCGTTCTCCGGCGCCGGCGGCATCAGCCCCGGCTGGCAAGCCAAGCTGCAGGACCACCGTGGCAAGCACGAAACCCTCGCCGCCGGCCTCGCAGCCGCCGCCCGCGCCAAGCTGCAAGCCCTCCGTGCCGCCGCCGCCACCCTGCGTTCGATCGCTCCTTGA
- a CDS encoding ADP-ribosylglycohydrolase family protein gives MGTDVRGTLLYRKTLGCLMAGLIGDAIGTDTEGMEYMRIENRFGWIDDFETDGTDDTIMKDLLAEALIETDGFARLDDWARVWVRHRDVFVGEKAAKFFIGVPHVMVKMADLGVTPRMAALGTPQSTSSGMCISPVGIVNACNPEQAARQAYNIASLIHMQEAGVVHDGAASMAAAVAEAMKPDATVDSVVEASLDAIMPMSGRETLDRMRAILEVARATGEFHRFRDEVYGRRAEFFHPTTDGLSTEIIPECIGLFQLAGGDTEKTIVYAANFGRNTDTIASVAGAVAGALQGVDAIRQDWVDKVRRVAAVDQDELAEQLAACALRRLEREEQAAQALSEVLA, from the coding sequence ATGGGCACGGACGTACGCGGGACGCTTCTGTACAGGAAGACGCTCGGCTGCCTGATGGCCGGGCTGATCGGCGATGCGATCGGTACCGACACCGAGGGCATGGAGTACATGCGGATCGAGAACCGATTCGGCTGGATCGACGACTTCGAGACCGACGGCACCGACGACACGATCATGAAGGACCTGCTCGCCGAGGCGCTGATCGAGACCGACGGATTCGCACGGCTCGACGACTGGGCGCGGGTGTGGGTGCGGCACCGCGACGTGTTCGTGGGCGAGAAGGCCGCCAAGTTCTTCATCGGCGTGCCGCACGTCATGGTCAAGATGGCGGACCTCGGCGTGACGCCGCGCATGGCGGCCCTCGGCACGCCGCAGAGCACCAGTTCCGGCATGTGCATCTCGCCGGTCGGCATCGTGAACGCCTGCAACCCCGAGCAGGCGGCGCGGCAGGCCTACAACATCGCCAGCCTCATTCACATGCAGGAGGCGGGCGTGGTGCACGACGGCGCCGCGTCGATGGCGGCCGCGGTGGCGGAGGCGATGAAGCCGGACGCCACCGTCGACTCGGTGGTGGAGGCGTCGCTCGACGCGATCATGCCGATGAGCGGCCGCGAGACGCTGGACCGCATGCGCGCCATTCTGGAGGTGGCGCGCGCCACCGGCGAGTTCCATCGCTTCCGGGACGAGGTGTACGGGCGGCGTGCGGAGTTCTTCCATCCCACCACCGACGGCTTGTCCACCGAGATCATCCCGGAGTGCATCGGGCTGTTCCAACTGGCCGGCGGCGATACCGAGAAGACAATCGTGTACGCGGCCAACTTCGGGCGCAACACCGACACCATAGCGTCGGTCGCGGGGGCGGTTGCCGGCGCCCTGCAGGGCGTGGACGCCATCCGGCAGGACTGGGTGGACAAGGTGCGCCGGGTAGCGGCGGTGGATCAGGACGAGCTGGCCGAGCAGCTTGCCGCCTGCGCACTGCGCCGGCTGGAGCGCGAGGAACAGGCGGCGCAGGCGCTGAGCGAGGTGCTGGCATGA
- a CDS encoding ABC transporter substrate-binding protein: MRSVRLCALALAASVLGAGVAFAAGQEADTEDTADAAASTEGAAASAGGTELVLIGGVYTWPKSWLEAPTAAELNITSFSEAPMLAQMVEAGELPPLGERLPDDPLVFEPYEELGTYGGTLRVARLSPGDWGDMHRGHKVFPYRADPSTSEAIPMLFKDFDASADGSQWTFHLRPGVKWSDGMPFTTADIMFAYEYIFKDSEIPHGTRNRFTIAGQLADFQAVDDYTLNVSFAGPVSKLITMQMLNWTRIKQGDMFVPAHYMKDFSLRTNENAEALAKEHGYENWIGHFMARRDMSPKQPFVMPELSAWTLDSRDAIGIYMVRNPYFWAVDTAGNQLPYIDRIEARYFSDKQVAILSMMQGKIDIGGRMMNPDEFPLYVQNQEEGDYRVLQWQDTKMTRVGYQFNLMHPEPVKRQVFSDIRFRRAMSVAIDRNAVNEFAFQGLATPTQMTIDPGASFADPAWGKKYAEYDPDQAMAWLDEVGLKDTDGDGTREGPDGKPFVIDLLISSESVLGTMGFTVSEIVAENWRDVGLQVNLRQISQELFEARSLAGEVDVAVFPSDSDLETRVTFRVMFDNERYHGYAIPWEQWIRHQEWQRGGKQGPEPPAGERPPDDVVQLVENWWDWVGSTDEETYQRLGVEVWEFLSEYLGMIGTVGKAVRPILINNRIRNVPETLPFSFETYLWVPTTPSQWFIRE, translated from the coding sequence ATGCGATCTGTGAGGTTATGTGCGCTGGCGCTGGCGGCGTCGGTGTTGGGGGCCGGTGTGGCGTTTGCCGCCGGGCAGGAGGCGGACACGGAGGATACCGCGGACGCCGCGGCGTCCACGGAGGGTGCCGCGGCGTCCGCGGGAGGTACCGAGCTGGTGCTGATCGGCGGCGTGTACACGTGGCCGAAGAGCTGGCTGGAGGCGCCGACCGCTGCCGAGTTGAACATCACCAGCTTCAGTGAGGCGCCGATGCTGGCGCAGATGGTGGAGGCGGGCGAGCTGCCGCCGCTGGGCGAGCGGCTGCCGGACGATCCGCTGGTGTTCGAGCCGTACGAAGAGCTGGGCACCTACGGCGGCACGCTGCGGGTGGCGCGGCTCAGTCCCGGCGACTGGGGCGACATGCACCGCGGCCACAAGGTGTTCCCGTACCGCGCGGACCCGTCGACCAGCGAGGCGATCCCGATGCTGTTCAAGGACTTCGACGCGTCCGCCGACGGCTCGCAGTGGACCTTTCACCTGCGCCCGGGCGTGAAGTGGTCGGACGGCATGCCGTTCACTACCGCCGACATCATGTTCGCCTACGAGTACATCTTCAAGGATTCGGAGATCCCGCACGGCACCCGCAACCGCTTCACCATCGCCGGCCAACTCGCCGACTTCCAAGCGGTCGACGACTACACCCTGAACGTCTCGTTCGCCGGGCCGGTGTCCAAGCTGATCACCATGCAGATGCTCAACTGGACGCGCATCAAGCAGGGCGACATGTTCGTGCCGGCGCACTACATGAAGGATTTCAGCCTGCGCACCAACGAGAACGCCGAGGCGCTGGCCAAGGAGCACGGCTACGAGAACTGGATCGGTCACTTCATGGCGCGCCGCGACATGTCGCCCAAGCAGCCGTTCGTGATGCCGGAGCTGTCGGCGTGGACCCTGGACAGCCGTGACGCGATCGGCATCTACATGGTGCGCAACCCCTACTTCTGGGCGGTGGACACGGCCGGCAACCAGCTTCCCTACATCGACCGCATCGAGGCGCGCTACTTCTCCGACAAGCAGGTCGCGATCCTGTCGATGATGCAGGGCAAGATCGACATCGGCGGGCGCATGATGAACCCGGACGAGTTCCCGCTGTACGTGCAGAACCAGGAGGAGGGCGACTACCGGGTGCTGCAGTGGCAGGACACCAAGATGACCCGCGTCGGCTACCAGTTCAACCTGATGCACCCCGAGCCGGTGAAGCGGCAGGTGTTCTCGGACATCCGCTTCCGGCGCGCCATGTCGGTGGCGATCGACCGTAACGCGGTCAACGAGTTCGCCTTCCAGGGGCTGGCCACGCCGACCCAGATGACCATCGATCCGGGCGCGTCGTTCGCCGATCCCGCCTGGGGCAAGAAGTACGCCGAGTACGATCCCGACCAGGCCATGGCGTGGCTCGACGAGGTGGGCCTCAAGGACACCGACGGCGACGGCACGCGCGAAGGTCCCGACGGCAAGCCGTTCGTGATCGACCTGCTGATCTCCTCGGAGTCGGTGCTCGGCACCATGGGCTTCACGGTCAGCGAGATCGTGGCCGAGAACTGGCGCGACGTCGGCCTGCAGGTCAACCTGCGGCAGATCTCGCAGGAGCTGTTCGAGGCGCGCAGCCTGGCGGGCGAGGTCGACGTGGCGGTGTTCCCGTCCGACAGCGACCTGGAGACGCGGGTAACGTTCCGGGTGATGTTCGACAACGAGCGCTACCACGGCTACGCTATCCCGTGGGAGCAGTGGATCCGCCACCAGGAGTGGCAGCGCGGCGGCAAGCAGGGGCCGGAGCCCCCGGCCGGCGAGCGGCCGCCCGACGACGTGGTACAACTGGTCGAGAACTGGTGGGACTGGGTCGGTTCCACCGACGAGGAGACCTACCAGCGCCTCGGCGTCGAGGTGTGGGAGTTCCTGTCCGAATACCTGGGCATGATCGGCACGGTCGGCAAGGCGGTGCGGCCGATCCTGATCAACAACCGCATCCGCAACGTGCCGGAGACGCTGCCGTTCTCGTTCGAGACCTACCTGTGGGTGCCGACCACGCCGTCACAGTGGTTCATCCGCGAGTAG
- a CDS encoding SIMPL domain-containing protein (The SIMPL domain is named for its presence in mouse protein SIMPL (signalling molecule that associates with mouse pelle-like kinase). Bacterial member BP26, from Brucella, was shown to assemble into a channel-like structure, while YggE from E. coli has been associated with resistance to oxidative stress.), translated as MIRTARNPLIPASPRAPENGSAYGLCAVVVVVLMATLATAGCSTTPHVQDVGAPGPARPQPGTVVVQAEGSVEAVPDIAVLGIGVEITQPSVAEARDRAARVTEAVIAELRRLGVEDRDMQTSRFSIQPDYQYTDDGRRRLTGYRVVHTLTVTYRDLDTLGTAIDAVSEAGGDELALRDIAFAHSDPERILEAARRKAVDRLHRTARQLAEAANRELGPLLEISEGVAPPESPYPRPAMGALLKAEAVDTPISIGSDTIAVTVRGVFALH; from the coding sequence ATGATCAGGACGGCACGCAATCCCTTGATCCCGGCAAGCCCGCGAGCACCGGAAAACGGCTCGGCTTACGGATTGTGTGCCGTCGTGGTGGTGGTGCTGATGGCCACTCTGGCGACCGCCGGGTGCAGCACAACGCCGCACGTGCAGGACGTGGGCGCTCCCGGCCCGGCCCGCCCGCAACCGGGAACGGTGGTGGTGCAAGCCGAGGGCAGCGTGGAAGCGGTACCCGACATAGCCGTGCTCGGCATCGGCGTCGAGATCACGCAGCCGTCGGTGGCCGAGGCCAGGGACCGGGCCGCCCGGGTGACCGAGGCGGTGATCGCCGAACTCCGGCGGCTCGGTGTGGAGGACCGGGACATGCAGACCAGCCGATTCAGCATCCAGCCGGACTACCAGTACACGGACGACGGCCGGCGCCGTCTGACCGGCTACCGGGTCGTCCACACACTGACGGTCACCTACCGGGACTTGGACACCCTTGGAACCGCCATCGACGCGGTGTCCGAAGCCGGCGGCGATGAGCTTGCACTTCGCGACATCGCATTCGCGCACTCCGACCCGGAACGGATTCTCGAGGCGGCCCGCCGGAAAGCGGTGGACAGGTTGCACCGGACCGCCCGGCAACTGGCCGAAGCAGCGAACCGGGAGTTGGGTCCGCTGCTCGAAATCAGCGAGGGAGTGGCACCGCCTGAAAGCCCCTACCCGCGGCCAGCCATGGGCGCGCTGCTGAAAGCCGAAGCGGTCGACACGCCGATCAGCATCGGCAGCGACACCATCGCCGTCACCGTGCGCGGCGTGTTCGCCCTGCACTGA
- a CDS encoding sulfatase-like hydrolase/transferase, with protein sequence MVARPNILVFLSDDHGQWASRPYGNRELVTPTLDYLARSGARMENAFTPCPVCSPARASFHTGRIPSAHGIHDHIGEQNLGAGHPGIAGQTSLAEVLQGQGYQTGLVGKWHLNHFQQAPPGWDTWFSNATGTNARFGAQPFYEGGRRLELHGNQAHHLADRAVRFLRERDRGRPFYLFVGFTNTHTPHIGEPERWVARYRECTFADLPQVPPSRAHGSLRFHYPTDRAERREANAQYYAAVSVIDEMAGRVLDELADQQAERDTLVVYTSDHGHMNGHHGLHTKGNATTPQNFLEESIRVPCLLAWPGRIRAASVHRQPVDHCDLFMTLADAAGCDCGEMAQTLGRTGRSCLPLLSESPGEAAAAAREWRDAQVCEYGNARMIRTDRYKLIKRYPGPNGHFPDELYDLADDPDEEHNRHGDPACAAAVAELTARLEAHFARNEDPARSGLRIADLPIHNTIEPWRVDPAAG encoded by the coding sequence ATGGTGGCACGTCCCAACATCCTGGTGTTTCTGAGCGATGATCACGGGCAGTGGGCGTCGCGGCCGTACGGCAACCGCGAGCTGGTGACGCCGACCCTGGACTACCTGGCTCGCAGCGGGGCGCGCATGGAGAACGCGTTCACTCCGTGCCCGGTGTGCTCGCCGGCGCGCGCGTCGTTCCACACCGGCAGGATCCCGTCGGCGCACGGCATTCACGACCACATCGGCGAGCAGAACCTGGGCGCCGGGCATCCCGGCATCGCGGGGCAGACATCGCTGGCCGAAGTGCTGCAGGGGCAGGGCTACCAGACCGGGCTGGTCGGCAAGTGGCACCTGAACCACTTCCAGCAGGCGCCGCCGGGGTGGGACACGTGGTTCTCCAACGCGACGGGCACCAACGCGCGCTTCGGCGCGCAGCCGTTCTACGAGGGCGGCCGGCGGCTGGAGCTGCACGGCAACCAGGCGCACCACCTCGCCGACCGCGCCGTGCGCTTCCTGCGCGAGCGCGACCGCGGACGCCCGTTCTACCTGTTCGTCGGCTTCACGAACACCCACACGCCGCACATTGGCGAACCGGAGCGCTGGGTGGCTCGTTACCGGGAGTGCACCTTCGCCGACCTCCCTCAAGTGCCGCCGAGCCGCGCCCACGGGAGCCTCCGCTTCCACTACCCGACCGACCGCGCCGAGCGGCGCGAGGCCAACGCCCAGTACTACGCCGCGGTGAGCGTGATCGACGAGATGGCGGGCCGGGTGCTCGACGAGCTGGCAGACCAGCAGGCGGAGCGGGACACGCTGGTGGTATACACCTCGGATCACGGCCACATGAACGGCCACCACGGCCTGCACACCAAGGGCAACGCCACCACGCCGCAGAACTTCCTGGAAGAGTCGATACGCGTCCCCTGCCTGCTGGCGTGGCCCGGCCGCATCCGCGCCGCTTCGGTCCATCGGCAGCCGGTCGATCACTGCGACCTGTTCATGACGCTCGCCGACGCCGCCGGCTGCGACTGCGGTGAGATGGCGCAAACGCTCGGCCGCACCGGCCGCTCCTGCCTGCCGCTGCTGAGTGAGTCGCCCGGCGAAGCTGCCGCGGCCGCTCGCGAGTGGCGCGACGCCCAGGTCTGCGAGTACGGCAACGCGCGCATGATCCGCACCGATCGCTACAAGCTCATCAAGCGCTACCCCGGCCCCAACGGCCACTTCCCCGACGAGCTCTACGACCTCGCCGACGACCCCGACGAGGAACACAACCGCCACGGCGACCCCGCCTGCGCCGCCGCCGTGGCCGAACTCACCGCCCGCCTGGAGGCCCACTTCGCCCGCAACGAAGACCCCGCCCGCAGCGGCCTGCGCATCGCCGACCTGCCCATCCACAACACCATCGAGCCGTGGCGCGTGGACCCCGCCGCCGGCTGA
- a CDS encoding helicase-associated domain-containing protein, with product MPRRYDYNRSYLTTVAEGLAQLTVDQLRAMVRLLPKARRAGRKAELIAEIERHLAGDLLRALWARLGETEQLAVREALHGSPGEFSPRQFRAKYGSLPAGAGIRRWDDAKVTRLSLFLYAPDLRSTRSVIPGDLDSRLREFVAEAEPPTLSVCDDLPATVALRRWRRSRETFEQVPLVLRDTEHPVRHELPAVLRLIDAGKVAVSAKTLRPSAAAVRRIGEVLAGGDFFPAADGESTSRSPGAGPIRAHAWPWLMQAAKLAEPHGTKLALTRAGLAAFGAPPEQTLRRLWRHWLTSTLLDEFNRVDVIKGQGGRGRRSMTSPAGRRPAIDSALRACPVGRWVSCDELGRFIRAAGDDFSVTRDPWSLYLFDSEYGSLGYDGYHEWEFLEGRYLLCVLFEYAATLGMIDVAYSDPHGARPDYTQLPGTYDLEFLSRYDGLHYVRLTALGAYCLGLTESYTPSTPEVAASLTVFPDLRVQVAGAPLTAAEALLLETYATAESEGLWRLDHRRTVRAVEGGHEVAELRAFLTSRDDQDLPETVEGFLRTTEQRARALKQKGNALLIECADPETAALIAADRRTAKLCLRAGERNLVVPAESEHAFRNAIHALGYGMPRS from the coding sequence ATGCCGCGCCGGTATGACTACAACCGCTCATACCTCACCACGGTAGCGGAAGGGCTCGCGCAGCTCACGGTGGATCAGCTCAGGGCAATGGTCCGGCTGCTGCCGAAGGCGCGCAGGGCGGGCCGCAAGGCCGAGTTGATAGCCGAGATCGAGCGCCACCTCGCCGGCGACCTGCTGCGCGCGCTGTGGGCGCGGCTCGGCGAAACCGAGCAACTCGCCGTGCGCGAAGCCCTGCACGGTTCGCCGGGCGAATTCAGCCCGCGCCAGTTCCGCGCCAAGTACGGCAGCCTGCCCGCCGGCGCCGGCATCCGCCGGTGGGACGACGCCAAGGTGACGCGGCTGAGCCTGTTCCTCTACGCTCCCGACCTGCGCAGTACCCGCTCGGTCATCCCCGGCGATCTGGACAGTCGCTTGCGGGAGTTCGTGGCGGAAGCCGAGCCACCGACGCTGAGCGTGTGCGACGATCTTCCCGCCACCGTTGCGCTGCGCCGCTGGCGGCGTTCCCGGGAGACCTTCGAGCAGGTGCCGTTGGTCCTGCGCGACACCGAGCACCCCGTGCGGCACGAACTGCCGGCAGTGCTGCGCCTGATCGATGCCGGCAAGGTGGCCGTGAGCGCGAAGACGTTACGCCCCTCCGCGGCCGCGGTACGGCGCATCGGAGAGGTGTTGGCCGGCGGCGACTTCTTCCCCGCGGCGGACGGTGAGAGCACTTCCCGTTCGCCCGGGGCCGGCCCGATCCGGGCACACGCGTGGCCGTGGCTGATGCAGGCGGCCAAGCTCGCCGAGCCGCACGGTACGAAGCTCGCGCTGACCCGGGCCGGGCTCGCCGCGTTCGGCGCGCCGCCGGAGCAGACCCTGCGCCGGCTGTGGCGGCACTGGCTCACCTCCACCCTGCTCGACGAGTTCAACCGCGTCGACGTGATCAAGGGACAGGGCGGTCGCGGCCGCCGGTCCATGACGTCGCCGGCCGGGCGGCGGCCGGCGATCGACTCGGCGCTGCGCGCGTGCCCGGTGGGGCGCTGGGTGAGCTGTGACGAGTTGGGCCGTTTCATACGGGCCGCCGGCGACGACTTCAGCGTGACCCGCGACCCCTGGAGCCTCTATCTGTTCGATTCCGAGTATGGCAGCCTCGGGTACGACGGCTACCACGAATGGGAGTTCCTGGAAGGCCGCTACCTGCTGTGCGTGCTGTTCGAATATGCCGCCACCCTGGGCATGATCGACGTGGCCTACTCCGATCCGCATGGAGCGCGTCCGGACTACACCCAATTGCCGGGCACCTACGACCTGGAGTTCCTGAGTCGCTACGACGGCCTGCACTACGTTCGACTCACCGCGCTCGGGGCGTACTGCCTCGGCTTGACGGAGAGCTACACCCCGAGCACTCCGGAGGTTGCCGCGTCGCTCACGGTGTTTCCCGATTTGCGGGTGCAGGTTGCCGGCGCGCCGCTGACCGCCGCGGAGGCGCTGCTGCTGGAAACCTACGCGACGGCGGAGTCGGAGGGCCTGTGGCGGCTGGATCACCGCAGGACCGTCCGGGCCGTCGAGGGCGGTCACGAGGTAGCGGAACTGCGCGCGTTCCTCACCTCCCGAGACGACCAGGACCTGCCGGAAACCGTAGAGGGATTTCTGCGCACCACGGAGCAACGGGCGCGCGCCCTGAAGCAGAAGGGCAACGCGCTCCTGATCGAGTGCGCCGATCCCGAGACCGCCGCGCTGATCGCCGCGGACCGGCGAACAGCCAAGCTCTGCCTGCGCGCCGGCGAGCGCAACCTGGTGGTCCCGGCCGAATCCGAGCACGCATTCCGCAACGCGATCCACGCCCTCGGCTACGGCATGCCGCGCTCCTGA